The following proteins are encoded in a genomic region of Gadus macrocephalus chromosome 19, ASM3116895v1:
- the LOC132447676 gene encoding uncharacterized protein LOC132447676, whose amino-acid sequence MGNSSSQHSLPDGTPSPLTQLINQHIYEKDQLFKMSSSWHEWTKGDLENRWPLGGSLELGPLRCARENILRKRNGATHSRKNSDKFNIHIAVWHSYEQMAKENAIEKTAPEDTPTQPSPYVPSPNNPSTFPAPTAPTYPSLRGDKENYNKTPIAIMEVGKTGDPLPTTLHGQMTMFDAEVQFHLGNTRTNVQHPDLHISLGNTGAATRRCHNTQNQPEQWQSQQHQQPPYRSHRRSYQGGRGRGRGSSPRRPATCYNCGQKGHCRNQCHQQPPHQYPGWSLQGGGGRRQESWQCQSPRRPATCYNCGQKGHYRNQCHQHPPHQYPGWSLQGGGGRREESWQCQSPRQPVT is encoded by the coding sequence ATGGGGAACAGCTCATCACAGCATTCTCTGCCGGACGGTACACCCTCACCCCTAACCCAGCTGATCAACCAGCACATCTATGAGAAGGATCAGCTCTTCAAGATGTCTTCCAGCTGGCATGAGTGGACCAAAGGCGACCTGGAAAATAGATGGCCACTCGGTGGATCGCTAGAATTGGGCCCTCTCAGATGTGCAAGAGAAAACATTCTGAGGAAAAGGAATGGCGCAACGCACAGCAGGAAGAACAGCGACAAATTTAACATACACATAGCAGTGTGGCATTCCTATGAACAAATGGCGAAGGAAAATGCAATAGAAAAGACGGCCCCAGAGGACACACCAACCCAACCCTCTCCATATGTTCCCAGCCCCAACAACCCATCCACCTTCCCAGCCCCCACTGCTCCAACTTACCCATCCCTACGTGGTGACAAAGAGAATTACAACAAAACACCAATAGCCATCATGGAGGTTGGAAAGACAGGAGATCCATTACCGACAACCCTCCACGGACAAATGACCATGTTTGACGCAGAGGTCCAGTTCCATCTCGGCAACACCAGAACCAACGTGCAACATCCAGACCTCCACATCAGCCTTGGAAACACAGGCGCAGCAACCCGGCGCTGTCACAATACCCAGAATCAACCTGAACAATGGCAAAgccaacaacaccaacaacctCCATACCGGAGTCACCGCAGGTCATACCAAGGTGGACGTGGAAGAGGACGAGGTTCATCACCACGTCGACCTGCCACCTGCTACAACTGTGGTCAAAAGGGCCATTGCCGGAACCAGTGCCACCAACAACCTCCGCACCAGTATCCTGGCTGGTCACTCCAAGGGGGAGGCGGAAGAAGACAGGAATCATGGCAATGCCAATCACCACGTCGACCTGCCACCTGCTACAACTGTGGTCAAAAGGGCCATTACCGGAACCAGTGCCACCAACATCCTCCGCACCAGTATCCTGGCTGGTCACTCCAAGGGGGAGGCGGAAGAAGAGAAGAATCATGGCAATGCCAATCACCACGTCAACCTGTCACCTAA